A single Agromyces sp. CF514 DNA region contains:
- a CDS encoding formylglycine-generating enzyme family protein has protein sequence MVLITGGTFRMGSDEFYPDERPVHERVVEDFRIDRYAVTNEEYARFVDETGYVTVAERPMDPRDFPGADPADLVPGAMVFTPTAGPVDLRNWRNWWRWQPAAYWRAPFGPGSGIDDRLRHPVVHIAFEDATAYATWAGKRLPTEAEHEYAARGGVDGARFAWGDEPYPDGVPQANSWLGRFPYDNQGVGGTAPVGSYPANGYGLFDMIGNTWEWTSDYYTPRHLRLSDSPVDAGRRENLLAAASAQEGFAGTPRRVLKGGSHLCSPDYCLRFRPAARSPQTEDTGMSHIGFRCARDA, from the coding sequence TCACCGGGGGAACCTTCCGCATGGGCAGCGACGAGTTCTACCCCGACGAGCGACCCGTGCACGAACGGGTGGTCGAGGACTTCCGCATCGACCGGTATGCGGTCACGAACGAGGAGTACGCCCGGTTCGTCGACGAGACGGGCTACGTCACGGTCGCCGAACGCCCCATGGATCCGCGCGACTTCCCCGGTGCCGACCCCGCCGACCTCGTGCCCGGCGCCATGGTGTTCACGCCCACCGCCGGCCCGGTGGACCTCCGCAACTGGCGCAACTGGTGGCGCTGGCAGCCGGCGGCCTACTGGCGCGCCCCGTTCGGACCCGGGTCGGGCATCGACGACCGGCTGCGGCATCCGGTCGTGCACATCGCGTTCGAGGATGCCACGGCCTACGCGACCTGGGCGGGCAAGCGACTGCCCACCGAGGCCGAGCACGAGTACGCCGCCCGAGGCGGCGTCGACGGTGCGCGCTTCGCGTGGGGCGACGAGCCGTATCCCGATGGCGTACCGCAGGCGAACTCGTGGCTCGGGCGGTTTCCGTACGACAACCAGGGCGTCGGCGGCACGGCCCCGGTCGGCTCGTACCCGGCCAACGGCTACGGGCTCTTCGACATGATCGGCAACACCTGGGAGTGGACGAGCGACTACTACACGCCCCGGCACCTGCGCCTCTCGGACTCCCCCGTCGATGCGGGCAGGCGCGAGAACCTGCTCGCTGCGGCGAGCGCCCAGGAGGGCTTCGCCGGCACTCCGCGGCGCGTGCTCAAGGGCGGGTCGCACCTCTGCTCGCCCGACTACTGCCTGCGGTTCCGGCCTGCCGCGCGTTCGCCGCAGACCGAGGACACGGGCATGTCGCACATCGGGTTCCGCTGCGCGCGCGACGCGTGA